A stretch of Candidatus Binatia bacterium DNA encodes these proteins:
- the rpmA gene encoding 50S ribosomal protein L27: MAHKKGQGSTRNGRDSRGQRRGVKIYDGQEARAGSIIIRQLGTRVHPGRNVGMGRDYTLFAKIDGVVTYERMGKDRKRVSVLPSSLESSPAASA; the protein is encoded by the coding sequence ATGGCTCACAAAAAAGGTCAGGGCAGCACTCGGAACGGCCGCGACAGTCGCGGACAACGCCGTGGAGTGAAGATTTACGACGGGCAGGAAGCTCGAGCGGGCAGCATCATCATCCGCCAGCTTGGCACGCGCGTTCATCCCGGACGGAACGTCGGGATGGGTCGCGACTACACCCTGTTTGCGAAGATCGACGGCGTCGTCACCTACGAGCGCATGGGCAAGGACCGCAAGCGAGTGAGCGTCCTTCCGTCCTCGCTCGAGAGTTCTCCGGCCGCGTCGGCCTGA
- the rsfS gene encoding ribosome silencing factor — protein MTHETSAEQKDDAIWSRVVESLEAAVDKKASDPVVLDLREASQIGDYFVLLSARSDTQVRAIANEIEQRCKLAGARVLSLEGSQNGQWALLDFGDFVVHVFYEPVRKFYDLERLWARAPRCEIPTALLHPPTSGDAPALPPTR, from the coding sequence GTGACACACGAAACTTCCGCAGAACAGAAAGACGACGCGATCTGGTCGCGAGTGGTGGAGAGCCTCGAAGCCGCCGTGGACAAGAAGGCCTCGGACCCGGTCGTCCTCGATCTGCGCGAGGCCAGTCAGATCGGCGACTACTTCGTCCTGCTCTCCGCACGATCCGACACCCAGGTCCGCGCGATCGCCAACGAGATCGAACAGCGGTGTAAGCTCGCGGGTGCTCGCGTTCTGTCCCTCGAGGGGAGCCAGAACGGGCAGTGGGCCCTGCTCGACTTCGGAGACTTCGTCGTTCACGTCTTCTACGAGCCGGTGCGAAAGTTCTACGATCTGGAACGACTGTGGGCGCGGGCTCCTCGCTGCGAGATTCCGACCGCCCTCCTGCATCCCCCCACGTCCGGCGATGCGCCGGCCCTGCCCCCAACGAGGTAG
- the obgE gene encoding GTPase ObgE produces the protein MRFIDEVKIVAIGGAGGNGCVAFRREKYVPRGGPSGGDGGRGGHVLLQTDRRLGTLLDLRYKPRLKAKRGQHGRGKDQYGRRGDDMIVSVPVGTIIKDEETGDVLADLDKEGMSVIVAQGGAGGLGNIHFTSSTRQAPRIATPGEDGEERTLRLELRLLADAGLLGFPNVGKSSIITRLSAARPRVADYPFTTLVPNLGVVRIDEGTSFVLADVPGIIEGAHTGAGLGIRFLKHLSRTAVLVHVIDLSAPDGRDPLVDFDKLQHELAEADPALAAKPQIVVGNKLDLTGSDDTLELLRDELASRGIDIFGISAATGDGLQELAGRIARLLADQERQEDLAAAERERAVDLAERAAAINAAAEGGSDEDAGPGEPEDHDG, from the coding sequence ATGAGATTCATCGACGAGGTCAAGATCGTGGCCATCGGCGGTGCTGGCGGCAACGGCTGCGTCGCGTTCCGACGCGAGAAGTACGTCCCACGCGGGGGGCCCTCCGGCGGAGACGGTGGCCGCGGCGGTCACGTCCTGCTCCAGACCGATCGGCGCCTCGGCACCCTGCTCGACCTGCGCTACAAGCCCCGCCTCAAAGCGAAGCGCGGCCAGCACGGTCGCGGTAAGGATCAGTACGGCCGGCGCGGCGACGACATGATCGTCTCGGTCCCGGTCGGAACGATCATCAAGGACGAGGAGACCGGCGACGTCCTCGCCGACCTCGACAAAGAAGGCATGAGCGTGATCGTCGCTCAGGGCGGCGCCGGCGGGCTCGGGAACATCCACTTCACGAGCTCGACGCGGCAGGCGCCCCGAATCGCTACGCCGGGCGAAGACGGAGAGGAACGAACGCTCCGCCTCGAACTGCGCCTGCTGGCCGACGCTGGGCTCCTCGGGTTCCCCAATGTCGGGAAGTCCTCGATCATCACGCGACTCTCTGCGGCACGTCCGCGGGTGGCCGACTATCCATTTACGACGCTCGTCCCGAACCTGGGCGTCGTGCGGATCGACGAGGGGACCTCGTTCGTCCTCGCCGACGTTCCCGGCATCATCGAAGGTGCGCACACTGGCGCCGGGCTCGGGATCCGATTTCTAAAGCACCTCTCGCGCACGGCGGTTCTGGTCCACGTGATCGATCTCTCTGCGCCCGACGGAAGAGATCCGCTCGTCGATTTCGACAAGCTCCAGCACGAGCTCGCCGAGGCCGACCCCGCGCTCGCGGCGAAGCCGCAGATCGTCGTCGGCAACAAACTCGACCTGACTGGTTCGGACGACACGCTGGAACTCCTCCGGGATGAACTCGCCTCTCGCGGGATCGACATCTTCGGGATCTCCGCCGCCACGGGCGACGGACTCCAGGAACTCGCCGGTCGGATTGCCCGACTCCTCGCAGACCAAGAGCGCCAGGAGGATCTCGCTGCGGCGGAACGGGAGCGCGCAGTCGATCTCGCCGAGCGCGCAGCGGCAATCAACGCCGCCGCTGAGGGCGGCTCGGACGAAGACGCCGGCCCAGGCGAACCGGAGGACCACGATGGCTGA
- the plsX gene encoding phosphate acyltransferase PlsX: protein MPRIVVDAMGGDFAPEKTVRAVARVSLESDIQMVLVGDQARIQELLDAGEYDPELISVRHCSAVIGMSEDPRAGLRGKKDASISVAARMVAAGEADAMVSAGNTGACVLAAAKHWKLLPGIKKAALASVFPRQPEYEGQDHLGLLLDVGATIRCEAVELAQFGVMGSAYARCVSKVTEPRVGLLNMGAEENKGGEVLVAAHRLLSDLPGVGFIGNIEGHDITTGRADVVVAEGLLGNVVLKLLEGVAGVASSLATNAAHEKWRWRVGMAMLSSGIERIRTLGDFQTYGGAPILGFEHVCIKAHGRSGSGAIGNAIKVAAKAVRDGIIPDIAEKIVEIR, encoded by the coding sequence ATGCCGCGAATCGTCGTGGACGCCATGGGGGGCGATTTCGCCCCGGAAAAGACCGTTCGGGCCGTCGCTCGGGTTTCGCTCGAGTCTGACATCCAGATGGTGCTCGTGGGCGACCAGGCCCGGATCCAGGAACTGCTCGATGCAGGGGAGTACGATCCCGAGCTGATCTCCGTTCGCCACTGCTCGGCGGTCATCGGAATGTCGGAGGACCCGCGCGCGGGACTGCGGGGGAAGAAGGATGCCTCGATCAGTGTCGCCGCGCGGATGGTCGCCGCGGGCGAGGCCGATGCGATGGTCTCGGCTGGCAATACCGGCGCGTGCGTTTTGGCGGCGGCGAAGCACTGGAAACTCCTTCCCGGGATCAAGAAGGCGGCTCTCGCGAGCGTGTTTCCGCGCCAGCCCGAGTATGAGGGGCAGGATCACCTCGGGCTTCTGCTCGACGTCGGCGCCACGATCCGCTGCGAAGCCGTGGAACTCGCACAGTTCGGCGTGATGGGCAGTGCCTACGCCCGATGTGTCTCGAAGGTGACCGAGCCCCGCGTCGGCCTCCTCAACATGGGCGCCGAAGAGAACAAAGGGGGTGAAGTCCTCGTGGCAGCGCACCGGCTGTTGTCCGACCTGCCCGGCGTAGGGTTCATCGGGAACATCGAAGGCCATGACATCACGACCGGCCGCGCCGACGTGGTGGTGGCGGAGGGCCTGCTCGGCAACGTAGTCCTGAAGCTTCTGGAGGGCGTCGCCGGAGTCGCGTCGAGCCTCGCGACGAATGCGGCGCACGAGAAGTGGAGGTGGAGAGTCGGGATGGCGATGTTGTCGTCGGGCATAGAGCGCATTCGGACGCTCGGAGATTTCCAAACTTACGGCGGCGCGCCGATCCTGGGTTTCGAGCACGTGTGCATCAAGGCGCACGGCAGGTCCGGGTCCGGTGCGATCGGAAATGCGATCAAGGTGGCGGCAAAGGCAGTGCGAGACGGAATCATTCCGGACATCGCCGAGAAGATTGTGGAGATTCGGTGA
- a CDS encoding ArsA family ATPase: MSLSALLARRLLFTVGKGGVGRTTVTLALALEAARRGKRVLVVELEGARGLEHALGGLRRAADPASGLERISYLAVDGRAALEEYLAMVIPVRRLLSTIFESAIYQYFVAAAPGLKELMTVGKIWFEANRSESGAEDAPEIVLVDAPATGHSLQYLRMPAAALEAFPVGLVHREAERVLGLLRDPLATAVVVVSTAEEMPANETLEIFSGLGEIGLSIAALVLNQVHSAPCDPSVLERLGRAVSDEERRSDDLLFAEAVRRAEEEAGWARLNARQVERLREATGTTTTVFPYLFREEFGATEVLALAGILRSEGGGDPS; the protein is encoded by the coding sequence GTGAGCCTCTCGGCGCTTCTCGCCCGTCGCTTGCTCTTCACCGTCGGGAAGGGAGGCGTCGGTCGCACGACCGTGACGCTCGCGTTGGCGTTGGAGGCGGCACGACGCGGGAAGCGCGTCCTGGTGGTGGAGTTGGAAGGGGCGCGGGGATTGGAGCATGCGCTGGGCGGGCTGCGCCGCGCCGCGGATCCGGCTTCGGGCCTCGAGCGGATTTCGTACCTCGCGGTCGACGGCCGAGCGGCGCTCGAAGAGTACCTCGCGATGGTCATCCCCGTGCGGAGATTGCTGAGCACGATCTTCGAAAGCGCGATCTACCAATACTTCGTCGCGGCCGCTCCCGGACTCAAGGAGCTCATGACCGTCGGCAAGATCTGGTTCGAGGCCAATCGATCCGAATCGGGTGCCGAGGATGCACCCGAGATCGTCCTCGTCGACGCGCCGGCCACGGGGCATAGCCTCCAGTACTTGCGCATGCCGGCCGCGGCGCTCGAGGCGTTTCCGGTCGGGCTCGTGCACCGTGAGGCCGAGCGTGTACTCGGGCTGCTGCGTGACCCGCTCGCGACTGCGGTGGTGGTGGTCTCGACCGCGGAGGAGATGCCCGCGAACGAGACGCTGGAGATCTTCTCCGGACTCGGAGAGATCGGTCTCTCCATCGCCGCTCTCGTCTTGAACCAGGTGCACAGCGCCCCGTGCGACCCGTCGGTACTCGAGCGGCTCGGTCGTGCCGTGTCGGACGAGGAGCGGCGCAGCGATGATCTTCTGTTCGCGGAGGCAGTGAGACGCGCAGAAGAAGAGGCGGGCTGGGCGCGCCTCAATGCACGGCAGGTGGAAAGGCTGCGCGAGGCCACCGGGACGACGACGACCGTGTTTCCCTATCTCTTCCGAGAAGAGTTTGGCGCGACCGAGGTGCTCGCCCTGGCCGGGATCCTGCGTTCCGAAGGCGGAGGGGACCCGTCATGA
- a CDS encoding glutaredoxin family protein: MVVFSRHDCCLCDEALAEIRSAQAAFPFDLEVVDVDTMPELAARYGEEVPVIEIDGRKAFKYRVTRTELLRKLGRPRWRLPRLGR, translated from the coding sequence GTGGTCGTCTTCAGCCGGCACGACTGCTGCCTCTGCGACGAGGCTCTGGCTGAAATCCGTAGCGCCCAGGCGGCTTTTCCGTTTGATCTGGAGGTTGTGGACGTCGATACCATGCCGGAGCTCGCGGCGCGCTACGGCGAGGAGGTCCCGGTGATCGAGATCGACGGGAGGAAGGCCTTCAAGTACAGAGTGACCCGCACGGAGTTGCTCCGGAAGCTGGGTAGACCGCGCTGGCGTTTGCCGCGTTTGGGCAGGTGA
- a CDS encoding ArsA-related P-loop ATPase: MTAVGSSQLAEIVDGHRIVVCVGSGGVGKTTTAATLALWGALHGRRAIVLTIDPARRLADSLGVGPIGNTPCDVAPESLESLGPDRVGSLTAMMLDQKGSWDELVSRHAPSDEVRDKILENTFYRQLSESFAGSQEYMAVEQLGELDACGRYDLIIVDTPPTQHALDFLEAPERLLAFLDKKIVRWFMPGFSAGWSTLQTMNKTVSFLLKKVEDATGVAALGQVTDFFGSMGELFDGFEVRVARVTALLRARETAFVLVAGPDEQVLGQVEYLASQMAERGMPLKGVVMNRMHALLPAIEADERSADAVATAIAPRVRDALGAAEGGASADEVSSRLAENLVAWQARARGDVLRTELFRRGLPEGVPLVQVPDLPSDIHDLAGLASLHGFLFSAVD, translated from the coding sequence ATGACCGCCGTCGGTTCGTCTCAGCTGGCCGAGATCGTCGACGGCCACCGCATCGTGGTGTGCGTCGGTTCCGGTGGCGTCGGCAAGACGACGACCGCTGCAACCCTTGCGCTTTGGGGTGCGCTCCACGGTCGCCGCGCGATCGTGCTGACGATCGACCCTGCCCGGCGGCTCGCCGATTCCCTCGGCGTGGGTCCGATCGGGAACACGCCGTGTGACGTGGCACCCGAGTCCCTGGAATCGCTCGGGCCCGACCGCGTGGGCTCTCTCACGGCGATGATGCTCGACCAGAAAGGCAGCTGGGACGAGCTCGTTTCGCGCCACGCGCCTTCGGACGAGGTGCGCGACAAGATCCTCGAGAACACGTTCTACCGCCAGCTCTCGGAGAGCTTTGCGGGCTCGCAGGAGTACATGGCGGTCGAGCAGCTCGGCGAGCTCGATGCCTGCGGACGATACGATTTGATCATCGTCGACACGCCACCGACGCAACACGCTCTCGACTTTCTGGAAGCGCCGGAGCGACTGCTCGCTTTCCTGGACAAGAAGATCGTCCGTTGGTTCATGCCCGGCTTCTCGGCCGGGTGGTCGACGCTGCAGACGATGAACAAGACCGTCAGCTTCTTGCTGAAGAAGGTCGAGGACGCGACCGGCGTTGCCGCGCTCGGCCAGGTGACCGACTTCTTCGGCTCGATGGGAGAGCTCTTCGACGGCTTTGAAGTGCGCGTTGCACGGGTCACCGCGCTGTTGCGCGCGCGGGAAACCGCGTTCGTGCTCGTGGCGGGGCCGGACGAGCAGGTGCTCGGGCAGGTCGAGTATCTCGCAAGTCAGATGGCGGAACGAGGGATGCCTCTCAAGGGCGTCGTGATGAACCGGATGCACGCTCTGTTGCCGGCCATTGAGGCGGATGAGCGATCCGCCGATGCCGTTGCGACAGCGATCGCGCCGCGGGTGCGCGACGCGCTCGGCGCGGCCGAAGGAGGCGCCTCTGCCGACGAGGTGTCGTCGCGGCTCGCTGAAAACCTCGTCGCGTGGCAGGCGCGCGCGCGCGGCGACGTGTTGCGAACCGAACTCTTCCGCCGTGGGTTGCCCGAAGGAGTGCCGCTGGTTCAGGTCCCCGACCTGCCGAGCGACATCCACGACCTAGCTGGGCTCGCGTCCCTTCACGGCTTCCTGTTCAGCGCCGTTGACTGA
- the rplU gene encoding 50S ribosomal protein L21 yields the protein MSYAIIRTGGKQYRVEPGDVIRVESLPGDVGADIAFPEVLLRQTDAGLTVGEPLVSDAKVSGVIVSHEKEAKILVYKKRRRKNYRRLQGHRQNVTAVRVVAVD from the coding sequence ATGTCATACGCGATAATTCGAACCGGCGGTAAGCAATACCGCGTCGAGCCAGGCGACGTCATTCGTGTCGAGTCGCTTCCCGGAGATGTCGGTGCCGACATCGCCTTCCCTGAAGTGCTCCTACGTCAGACCGATGCTGGTCTCACGGTCGGCGAGCCACTCGTGTCGGACGCGAAGGTCTCGGGCGTCATCGTGAGCCACGAAAAAGAAGCGAAGATCCTCGTCTACAAGAAGCGGCGCCGGAAGAACTACCGACGTCTGCAGGGACACCGGCAAAACGTGACGGCCGTACGCGTCGTCGCGGTCGATTAG
- the nadD gene encoding nicotinate (nicotinamide) nucleotide adenylyltransferase — protein sequence MRRIGLYGGSFNPIHLGHLRTAIEVRAAARLEAVWMIPAHEPPHKGPEGMAPAADRLAMLQAALEGVPELRVEPIELERTGPSYSIDTLRLLRERHAGVEFALILGFDAFRELHTWHQYETMVAETDLIVTTRPPYPVSHGANPAQFGKLPIAVTQGFWYDKNIGCYAHESGHRLEFLSVTSLDISASTVRADVARGASISFLVPDSVQSYILERGLYRAAL from the coding sequence ATGCGCCGCATCGGCCTGTACGGGGGCAGCTTCAACCCCATCCATCTCGGACATCTCCGAACCGCGATCGAAGTGCGAGCCGCCGCCCGGCTCGAGGCCGTGTGGATGATTCCGGCTCACGAGCCGCCGCACAAGGGCCCCGAAGGCATGGCCCCAGCCGCCGACCGACTCGCCATGCTGCAAGCGGCTCTCGAAGGCGTCCCGGAGCTCCGAGTCGAACCGATCGAGCTCGAGCGGACCGGTCCGTCGTACTCGATCGACACTCTTCGGCTCCTCCGAGAGCGCCACGCGGGCGTGGAGTTCGCACTGATCCTCGGCTTCGACGCCTTCCGGGAGCTCCATACCTGGCACCAGTACGAGACTATGGTTGCCGAGACCGATCTCATCGTCACCACCCGCCCGCCCTACCCCGTCTCGCACGGGGCAAACCCCGCCCAGTTCGGAAAATTGCCAATTGCCGTCACGCAGGGGTTTTGGTACGACAAAAATATTGGGTGTTACGCTCATGAGAGCGGCCACCGCTTGGAGTTTCTCTCGGTGACGTCGCTCGATATCTCGGCCTCGACCGTTCGGGCCGACGTCGCCCGCGGCGCCTCGATCAGCTTCCTGGTGCCCGATTCCGTCCAATCCTACATCCTCGAACGCGGCCTCTATCGCGCCGCGCTCTGA
- the proB gene encoding glutamate 5-kinase — protein MAERRAEIAALGRIRRVVVKIGSSVLANESGLAASELSRLAGEIGALKESGLSVTVVSSGAIAAGRTVLGGGRPRTIPQRQAAASVGQIRLMAEWDRAFSAQGITVAQILLDAEDLASRHRYLNAEHAISALHRGGVLPIVNENDTVAVDELKFGDNDNLSALVATLVGADLLVLLSDVPGLFESDPRIDPEAALISALHRIDNKVLAHAGDGSNPLGTGGMRSKLLAAKKAAHAGIASVIADGREAGTLARVLDPGQNEGTLILPSADPVARRKHWIAFSMKPRGSLQCDEGATTAVRRRGRSLLPSGVTAVEGKFRRGDCISLVDAAGDEFARGLAVYGAEEASLIAGKRSQQVGGILGYELGAELVHRNDLVLLDGDAPVDPKKKKR, from the coding sequence ATGGCTGAGCGTCGTGCCGAAATCGCCGCGCTGGGTCGCATCCGTCGGGTCGTAGTGAAAATCGGCTCGTCGGTACTTGCAAACGAGTCGGGCCTCGCCGCCTCTGAACTCTCCCGGCTCGCCGGCGAGATCGGCGCGCTGAAAGAGAGCGGCTTGTCGGTCACGGTCGTCTCCTCGGGAGCCATCGCCGCGGGACGCACCGTGCTCGGCGGCGGGCGCCCCCGGACGATCCCGCAGCGTCAGGCTGCGGCGAGCGTGGGCCAGATCCGCCTCATGGCCGAATGGGATCGCGCCTTCTCCGCGCAGGGCATCACCGTCGCGCAGATTCTTCTCGATGCCGAGGACCTCGCGAGCCGACACCGCTACCTGAACGCGGAGCACGCGATCTCCGCGCTCCACCGCGGTGGCGTTCTCCCGATCGTGAACGAGAACGACACGGTCGCCGTCGACGAGCTGAAGTTCGGCGACAACGACAACCTCTCCGCACTCGTTGCGACCCTGGTCGGAGCGGACCTGCTCGTCCTCTTGAGCGACGTCCCCGGTCTGTTCGAGTCCGATCCCAGAATCGACCCCGAAGCCGCGCTCATCTCGGCCCTGCATCGGATCGACAACAAGGTCCTCGCACACGCCGGCGACGGCTCGAACCCGCTGGGCACCGGCGGCATGCGCTCGAAGCTTCTCGCCGCGAAGAAAGCGGCGCACGCAGGGATCGCGAGCGTGATCGCCGACGGGCGCGAGGCGGGCACGCTGGCCCGCGTCCTCGACCCGGGCCAGAACGAAGGCACACTCATCCTTCCGAGCGCGGATCCCGTCGCGCGACGAAAGCACTGGATCGCTTTCTCGATGAAACCGCGGGGCTCCCTGCAGTGCGACGAAGGCGCGACGACTGCCGTCCGTCGTCGCGGTCGCAGCCTGCTCCCGTCCGGGGTCACTGCCGTAGAGGGAAAATTCCGTCGCGGCGACTGCATCTCGCTCGTCGACGCCGCCGGCGACGAGTTCGCGCGCGGGCTCGCCGTGTACGGTGCAGAAGAGGCCTCACTCATCGCCGGCAAGCGGAGTCAGCAGGTCGGCGGCATCCTCGGCTACGAGCTCGGCGCAGAGCTGGTCCACCGCAATGACCTCGTTCTTCTCGACGGCGACGCCCCCGTCGACCCAAAGAAGAAGAAGCGGTGA
- a CDS encoding tetratricopeptide repeat protein, producing the protein MLRRIAIILLVLLVGGGVAVLFHFNGHPTTVHVGEKSSIELPTAAHLLIALSLGAGLVVFAGLLRSISGSFGRWRERRRQKKAAAVDKIRQEGRHRLWAGDFHSAGKKLARAAEKEPQDLETHLALARSQQELGELEAAQKILEAARAQHGPHPRLLSRLGNLAMARGNSGAAIDAFREAAATQPESPRLLAELMAALAAEGHYEDAVDAARRRLTLERHSIRREQAKRDWLGVRYRAAVAQNDPKKANEELKRLASEEPTFLPPLMELAARARADGDVRGADRLYRDSLRRQPSGAVLDRFQSLHTGAGEPARALGPLRDASGKTALPGPRLLLARTLVAAGKLEAAEEALADLSRESTAKGRAGADIAAERDLVSGELALSRGNDREAAKLLLRAATARRTPFSYACQSCGRTNREWIPSCECGAYGTYDWSVNGAEQEAVKGREPS; encoded by the coding sequence GTGCTGCGTCGAATCGCGATCATCCTTCTCGTCCTGCTCGTCGGAGGCGGTGTCGCCGTTCTCTTCCACTTCAACGGACACCCGACGACGGTCCACGTCGGGGAGAAAAGTTCGATCGAGCTGCCGACGGCTGCTCACCTGTTGATCGCTCTCAGCCTCGGAGCGGGACTCGTCGTCTTTGCGGGACTGCTCCGCTCGATCTCGGGAAGCTTCGGTCGCTGGCGCGAGCGCCGCCGGCAGAAGAAGGCGGCCGCCGTCGACAAGATTCGACAGGAAGGTCGTCACCGACTCTGGGCCGGCGACTTCCACAGCGCCGGTAAGAAGCTCGCACGCGCGGCGGAGAAAGAACCTCAAGATCTCGAAACCCATCTCGCCTTGGCGCGCTCGCAGCAGGAGCTCGGCGAACTCGAAGCGGCACAGAAGATCCTCGAGGCCGCACGCGCACAGCACGGTCCCCACCCCCGACTCCTATCCAGACTCGGCAACCTCGCGATGGCCCGCGGCAATAGCGGCGCCGCGATCGATGCGTTTCGCGAAGCCGCGGCCACGCAACCGGAGAGCCCGCGCCTTCTCGCCGAGCTGATGGCCGCGCTCGCCGCCGAGGGCCACTACGAAGATGCCGTCGATGCCGCGCGCCGACGACTCACGCTCGAGCGCCATTCCATTCGTCGCGAGCAGGCCAAGCGCGACTGGCTTGGTGTCCGCTACCGCGCCGCCGTCGCGCAGAACGATCCGAAGAAGGCGAACGAAGAGCTCAAGCGCCTCGCCTCGGAAGAACCGACGTTCCTCCCGCCACTCATGGAGTTGGCCGCACGTGCTCGCGCGGACGGCGACGTCCGCGGCGCCGACCGGCTCTACCGTGACTCGCTCCGCCGCCAGCCCAGCGGTGCCGTGCTCGACCGGTTCCAGTCTCTGCACACCGGTGCCGGCGAACCCGCGCGCGCGCTCGGCCCCCTGCGGGATGCGTCCGGGAAGACCGCCCTACCCGGCCCCCGGCTTCTACTCGCGCGGACCCTGGTCGCAGCGGGCAAGCTCGAGGCGGCCGAAGAGGCCCTGGCCGACCTGTCGCGCGAGAGCACGGCCAAGGGCCGCGCCGGCGCGGATATCGCCGCCGAGCGCGATCTCGTCTCCGGCGAACTGGCGCTGTCCCGCGGCAACGACCGAGAGGCGGCCAAATTGCTCCTGCGGGCGGCGACGGCGCGACGCACCCCCTTCTCCTACGCGTGCCAGAGCTGCGGACGAACCAACCGAGAGTGGATACCCTCCTGCGAATGCGGAGCCTACGGTACGTACGACTGGTCAGTCAACGGCGCTGAACAGGAAGCCGTGAAGGGACGCGAGCCCAGCTAG
- the fabF gene encoding beta-ketoacyl-ACP synthase II, producing MTRALRPARRVAITGLGVVSPLGLGVDANWAGLCAGKSGIRRITKFECEDYPARIAGEVDFEPLDYLEKKDLRRMDAFIQYAMAAATMAMEDSKLTIDDSNAARVGCIVGVGIGGLQTIEDTHNAYIESRLKRLSPFFIPKLIGNLAPGHISMRFGARGINYAPTSACASGAHGVGDGFRQIRDGYLDAAICGGAEAAITALGVAGFGIMRALSTRNDEPERASRPFDLGRDGFVMGEGAGILILEEWEAAKARGAHIQGEVIGYGASGDAYHITKPAPEGRGAAECMRLALDDADIAPSDVDYINAHGTSTQFNDSNETLAIKDVFGEHAKKLAVSSTKSMTGHLLGAAGGVESVFTTLALREQTLPPTINQEESDPACDLDYVPNEARAVDVKIAISNSFGFGGTNACLVFQRADRNGAEAGAL from the coding sequence ATGACCCGCGCGTTGCGACCGGCCCGCAGAGTGGCCATCACGGGCCTGGGCGTCGTGAGTCCTTTGGGGCTCGGCGTCGACGCGAACTGGGCCGGGCTTTGTGCGGGAAAGTCGGGCATCCGCCGGATCACCAAGTTCGAGTGTGAGGACTATCCGGCGAGGATCGCCGGTGAGGTCGACTTCGAGCCGCTCGACTACCTCGAGAAGAAAGATTTGCGTCGGATGGATGCCTTCATCCAGTACGCGATGGCAGCAGCGACGATGGCGATGGAGGACTCCAAGCTCACCATCGACGATTCCAATGCCGCGCGCGTAGGCTGCATTGTCGGCGTCGGGATCGGCGGTCTTCAGACCATCGAGGACACGCACAACGCGTACATCGAGTCCCGCCTCAAAAGGCTCTCGCCGTTCTTCATTCCCAAGCTGATCGGGAACCTTGCGCCGGGGCACATCTCGATGCGTTTCGGTGCGCGCGGGATCAACTACGCGCCGACGAGCGCGTGCGCCTCGGGCGCACACGGCGTCGGTGACGGATTCCGCCAGATCCGCGACGGGTATCTCGATGCGGCGATCTGCGGCGGCGCGGAAGCCGCGATCACCGCTCTGGGCGTTGCGGGCTTCGGCATCATGCGTGCGCTCTCCACGCGCAACGACGAGCCCGAGCGCGCGAGCCGCCCCTTTGATCTCGGGAGAGACGGCTTCGTGATGGGCGAGGGCGCGGGAATCCTGATCCTCGAAGAATGGGAAGCGGCCAAGGCGCGTGGTGCTCACATCCAGGGGGAAGTGATCGGCTACGGCGCTAGCGGCGACGCGTATCACATCACGAAGCCAGCGCCGGAGGGCCGGGGCGCGGCCGAGTGTATGCGTCTCGCGCTCGACGACGCCGACATCGCGCCGTCCGACGTCGACTACATCAACGCGCACGGCACCTCGACGCAGTTCAACGATTCGAACGAGACCTTGGCCATCAAGGACGTCTTCGGTGAGCACGCGAAGAAGCTGGCCGTGAGTTCCACGAAGTCGATGACGGGCCATCTGCTCGGGGCGGCGGGAGGCGTGGAGTCCGTTTTCACGACGCTGGCTCTTCGCGAGCAGACCTTGCCGCCGACGATCAATCAGGAAGAGTCCGACCCCGCATGCGATCTCGACTACGTGCCCAACGAGGCGCGCGCCGTCGATGTGAAGATCGCGATCTCGAATTCGTTCGGGTTCGGTGGAACGAACGCGTGCCTGGTGTTCCAGCGGGCGGACCGGAACGGGGCCGAAGCGGGAGCTCTGTGA